Proteins found in one Bremerella volcania genomic segment:
- a CDS encoding outer membrane protein assembly factor BamB family protein: MKSTIPAVLLLVITIVSSATAENWPSWRGPENQGISSEKNLPTQWSADKNIAWRLPMPGAAGSTPVVWDDHIFLTSVADDDLILMCVGTDGVERWRRKLGSGNRDVRGDEGNSAAPSPSTDGKHVWAFFSNGSLACFDFEGNEVWQIDVQEKYGKFDIQFGLTSTPVLHKDKIYLQLIHSGGAKVVAIDKATGKKAWVTDRTSDARQECEHSYASPIVYDGKEAKFLLTHGADYSIAYDLETGNEIWRVGGLHPPGRYDVTLRFVSSPVAKDGMVVVPSAKRGITAAVKTTGKGNITDKKDLYYWTFEITPDVPSPLIVDDLVYLCRENGNLIALEKESGKQLYEERTNRIRHRASPVYADGKIYLTGRDGMVTVVQAGREFKVLAQNEVGEAIAASPVISNGKIYLRTFDALWAIGNE, translated from the coding sequence ATGAAAAGCACGATTCCCGCCGTTCTCCTTCTCGTCATTACCATTGTTTCGTCCGCGACCGCGGAAAATTGGCCCTCGTGGCGCGGTCCTGAAAACCAAGGGATCAGTTCCGAAAAGAACCTGCCCACCCAGTGGAGCGCCGACAAGAATATCGCCTGGCGATTGCCCATGCCAGGGGCGGCCGGCTCGACCCCAGTCGTCTGGGACGATCATATCTTCCTGACTTCCGTCGCCGATGACGACCTTATCTTGATGTGTGTCGGCACCGACGGCGTCGAGAGGTGGCGGCGCAAGCTGGGTAGCGGCAACCGTGACGTTCGCGGCGACGAAGGCAACTCGGCAGCACCCTCTCCTTCGACCGATGGTAAACATGTTTGGGCTTTCTTCTCGAACGGCTCGCTTGCCTGCTTTGACTTTGAAGGGAACGAGGTCTGGCAGATCGACGTGCAGGAAAAGTACGGCAAGTTCGACATTCAGTTCGGGCTGACCAGTACTCCGGTTCTGCACAAAGACAAGATCTACCTGCAGTTGATTCACAGTGGCGGCGCCAAGGTCGTGGCCATTGATAAGGCCACCGGCAAGAAGGCCTGGGTCACCGATCGAACGAGCGATGCCCGCCAGGAGTGCGAACACAGCTATGCCTCGCCGATCGTGTACGACGGCAAGGAAGCGAAGTTCCTGCTCACTCACGGTGCGGATTACTCAATCGCCTACGATCTGGAAACGGGCAACGAGATCTGGCGCGTCGGTGGCTTGCATCCTCCTGGACGCTACGACGTGACTCTTCGCTTTGTTTCCTCTCCGGTCGCCAAGGATGGAATGGTCGTGGTTCCTTCCGCCAAACGTGGTATCACGGCCGCGGTGAAGACGACCGGCAAGGGCAACATCACCGATAAGAAAGACCTGTACTACTGGACGTTCGAGATCACGCCAGATGTTCCGTCGCCGCTGATCGTGGACGACTTAGTTTACCTTTGCCGCGAGAACGGCAATCTGATCGCCCTGGAAAAGGAATCGGGGAAGCAATTGTACGAGGAACGCACCAACCGCATTCGCCATCGGGCGTCCCCCGTTTATGCGGACGGAAAGATCTATCTCACCGGTCGCGATGGGATGGTGACCGTCGTGCAAGCAGGCCGAGAGTTTAAGGTCCTCGCTCAGAACGAAGTGGGAGAAGCGATTGCCGCTTCGCCGGTCATCAGCAATGGAAAAATCTACCTGCGGACGTTCGATGCCCTCTGGGCGATCGGAAACGAGTAG
- a CDS encoding ABC1 kinase family protein has protein sequence MRLTNIPQLYRNVNRWTEILSVLSRYGLADWIQRFQFDFAKGFLKDRDGEVLAKYTREARVRMALEDLGPTFIKLGQILSTRPDIVGVDQAEELKKLQANVPADPPEQVRKLIEEELGQPIDQLFSTFEDKALASASIGQVHLARLFTGEKVVVKVQHHGIEKKVSEDLDILSGLAALAENVPEFRDYHPKATVAEFQRALRRELDFGREERNILQFEAAFEHNDTVQIPKVYPDLCTPRVLTMEYIDGIKLNEQERLVAEGIDLSEVARRGAELYMHMIFDTGFYHADPHPGNLVLLPGDVIGLLDFGMIGRIDDRLREDIEDLLMGITGRDAELLTSTIIRIGSTPPDLDERALRRDANDYVSDFANQQLEGLNFADAVNEMFKIVRNYRIQLPPQVVMLLKTMMMLDGTGRMLNPQFSLSELLHKHRRRIMMKRFSPSRRLRKLWRMYNELERLAEVMPRRISEILELVRVGKFDIHLDHRRLEPSVNRMVMGIMTAALFIGSSQMLSSDVPPLLFKEESWLQMKDISIPGAVGLVISFAIGFRLVMAINRSGKLDRE, from the coding sequence ATGAGACTTACCAACATCCCCCAGCTTTATCGCAACGTAAACCGCTGGACTGAGATTCTCTCGGTGCTCAGCCGGTACGGGCTGGCGGACTGGATTCAACGCTTTCAGTTCGACTTCGCCAAAGGATTTCTCAAAGATCGAGATGGGGAGGTTCTGGCGAAATATACGCGCGAAGCCCGCGTTCGGATGGCCTTGGAAGACCTCGGACCGACCTTCATTAAGCTCGGTCAGATCTTGAGCACTCGGCCTGATATCGTGGGGGTCGACCAGGCGGAAGAACTGAAAAAGCTGCAGGCCAACGTGCCAGCCGATCCACCGGAACAAGTTCGCAAGCTGATCGAAGAAGAGTTGGGGCAGCCGATCGATCAACTCTTTTCGACATTCGAAGACAAAGCACTCGCCTCGGCATCGATTGGCCAGGTTCATCTTGCCCGGCTGTTTACCGGCGAGAAGGTCGTCGTCAAAGTACAGCACCACGGCATCGAGAAGAAGGTTTCCGAAGACCTCGACATACTATCCGGCCTCGCAGCGTTGGCGGAAAACGTTCCGGAGTTTCGCGACTATCACCCGAAGGCAACCGTGGCCGAGTTCCAGCGGGCACTTCGCCGCGAACTCGATTTTGGACGCGAGGAACGCAACATTCTGCAGTTCGAGGCGGCCTTCGAGCATAACGATACCGTTCAAATTCCGAAGGTCTACCCCGATCTATGCACCCCGCGGGTGCTGACGATGGAGTACATCGATGGGATCAAACTGAACGAGCAAGAACGGCTTGTGGCCGAAGGGATCGATCTCAGTGAAGTGGCTCGGCGTGGTGCCGAGTTGTACATGCACATGATCTTCGACACCGGCTTCTACCATGCCGACCCGCACCCTGGCAACTTGGTGCTTCTGCCTGGGGATGTGATCGGCCTGCTCGATTTCGGGATGATCGGACGGATCGATGACCGATTGCGGGAAGATATCGAAGACCTGCTGATGGGCATCACGGGTCGCGATGCAGAGCTACTGACGTCGACGATCATCCGCATTGGATCGACCCCGCCTGATCTGGATGAACGAGCCTTGCGCCGCGACGCGAATGATTATGTCTCGGACTTCGCGAACCAACAGCTTGAAGGACTGAATTTCGCCGACGCGGTCAACGAGATGTTCAAGATCGTGCGGAACTATCGTATTCAGTTGCCCCCCCAGGTCGTCATGCTGCTAAAGACGATGATGATGCTGGATGGCACCGGGCGAATGTTGAATCCTCAGTTCAGCTTGAGTGAGCTGCTGCACAAGCATCGTCGCCGCATCATGATGAAGCGTTTCTCGCCGTCGCGAAGACTGCGGAAACTGTGGCGAATGTACAACGAGCTGGAACGGCTGGCCGAGGTGATGCCGCGGCGGATCAGCGAGATCCTGGAACTGGTGCGGGTCGGCAAATTTGACATTCACCTCGATCACCGGCGGCTGGAACCTTCGGTCAATCGCATGGTGATGGGGATTATGACCGCGGCCCTGTTCATCGGTTCGTCGCAGATGCTCAGCTCGGACGTCCCTCCCCTGCTCTTCAAGGAAGAGTCGTGGCTACAGATGAAAGATATCTCGATCCCTGGGGCAGTCGGACTTGTGATCAGCTTTGCGATCGGCTTTCGCCTGGTGATGGCAATTAACCGATCTGGCAAGTTGGATCGAGAATAG
- a CDS encoding type II secretion system F family protein: protein MQTFAYQAKDKLGNIHDSSIDAESVDEARSMLAGDGLQLIAIEEESSGGFSLGGSRITKHDIIYMTSQLSVMIETGINLSTALHGIASQEKNEALKGLILSLKKEVEGGEDFSSVLAKYPKYFDQTYIALIRASEQTGLMGEMLEKVAQYLRKEAETKGKIRAALAYPAVMILLACGVTIFLLTFVLPKFEPLFNRKGVKLPGPTVFMMTASDFLLNYWMYWIPALIATGVAFYFFKRSETGRKVIDTVKLNVPIIGPMIRKVTIARSLNTLGTLVRSDVPMLQSLELTSQVCNNANYAQLWRNVIDAVTSGSQIHESLRKSKLFPATIVQMIAAGEETGRLDDVLEKVSSHYEHDVDLSIKTTTSLIEPIMIAVMGVVVGGIALALLMPIFSLSRNV, encoded by the coding sequence ATGCAAACCTTCGCCTATCAAGCCAAAGACAAGCTCGGGAATATTCACGATAGCTCGATCGATGCCGAAAGCGTCGACGAAGCCCGCAGCATGCTAGCCGGTGATGGCCTGCAGCTGATCGCAATTGAGGAAGAATCTTCCGGCGGGTTTTCCCTCGGTGGTAGCCGCATCACCAAGCATGACATCATCTACATGACCAGTCAGCTGTCGGTGATGATTGAAACCGGCATCAACCTTTCCACCGCTCTCCATGGCATCGCTTCTCAGGAAAAGAACGAAGCCCTGAAGGGGCTGATCCTCAGCCTGAAAAAAGAGGTGGAAGGGGGCGAAGACTTCTCGTCGGTGCTGGCTAAATATCCGAAGTATTTCGATCAAACCTACATCGCCCTGATTCGCGCGAGTGAACAGACAGGCCTCATGGGCGAGATGCTCGAGAAGGTTGCCCAGTACCTTCGCAAGGAAGCCGAAACCAAGGGCAAGATCCGCGCGGCGCTCGCATATCCTGCTGTCATGATCCTGCTGGCATGTGGCGTGACCATCTTCCTGCTGACGTTCGTGCTTCCCAAGTTCGAGCCGCTCTTCAACCGCAAGGGGGTGAAGTTGCCTGGGCCGACCGTCTTTATGATGACTGCATCCGATTTTCTGTTGAACTACTGGATGTATTGGATTCCGGCGTTGATCGCCACCGGCGTGGCTTTCTACTTTTTCAAAAGAAGCGAGACAGGCCGAAAGGTCATCGACACGGTCAAGCTCAACGTTCCGATCATCGGGCCGATGATTCGCAAGGTGACCATCGCCCGAAGTCTCAATACGCTCGGCACTTTGGTCCGTAGCGACGTTCCCATGCTTCAGTCGCTGGAGCTGACTTCGCAGGTTTGCAACAACGCCAACTACGCGCAGCTTTGGCGTAACGTAATCGATGCGGTTACCTCAGGTAGCCAGATCCATGAAAGCCTGCGCAAGAGCAAGCTGTTCCCGGCGACCATCGTGCAAATGATTGCCGCCGGCGAAGAAACCGGCCGCCTGGACGACGTGCTGGAAAAGGTGAGCAGCCACTACGAACACGACGTCGATCTCTCGATCAAAACCACCACGAGCCTCATCGAACCGATCATGATTGCCGTGATGGGGGTGGTCGTGGGTGGGATCGCGTTGGCGCTGCTCATGCCAATCTTCTCGCTCAGCCGTAATGTGTAA
- a CDS encoding GspE/PulE family protein — translation MESMMNPMTSAPPRLGNLLIRRGYVTVEQLEQALAYQKLRGQGKLLGEILVELDFCSEDHVIECLATEYGVPHARLEARLYDPKVVDLLPREYIEKHGIFPLFKIRGVLSVALSELSNLFLIEEIKTQTGLQVQIVAASSKDIRRMISQLPDSRVFVIDDIIEDNNETEVTLIEDAIEDIGDVEEIAGQSPVIRLVNYVVYNAVKEGASDIHIEPAERCMRVRYRIDGKLHKSLEVPIHLLNAVSSRIKIMAGLDISERRLPQDGRVNVMLDSRKIDLRVSTFPGNRGEKTVIRVLDTKKVTLVLKNLGFAEDILTRLSANVHAPNGIVLVTGPTGSGKSTTLYAALNEIATMENNICTVEDPIEYHLPLINQFQVQERVGLTFSVALRTLLRQDPDVIMVGEIRDEETGRTAIQAALTGHLVLSTLHTNNALSAVTRLVNMGVEPYLIGAALNMVLAQRLVRRICPKCSESYEPDRNLRRALERMGYEIDSFRRGVGCRACRNTGYSGRIGVHELLTISDELRDAIVNGASLAEMRKIAQNNNSLIGMQLDGYRKVKEGITTVEEVIHATGDIVY, via the coding sequence ATGGAATCGATGATGAACCCAATGACCAGCGCCCCGCCTCGGCTGGGTAATCTTTTGATCCGCCGCGGGTACGTCACGGTCGAACAACTGGAACAAGCGCTCGCTTATCAGAAATTGCGAGGCCAGGGCAAGCTGCTGGGTGAAATCCTCGTCGAGCTTGACTTCTGCTCCGAAGATCACGTCATCGAATGTCTGGCGACCGAGTATGGTGTGCCGCATGCGCGTCTGGAAGCCCGTTTGTACGACCCGAAGGTGGTCGACCTCCTTCCGCGCGAGTACATCGAAAAGCACGGCATCTTTCCGCTGTTCAAAATACGCGGCGTGCTGAGTGTCGCTCTGTCGGAACTCTCAAACCTGTTTCTGATCGAAGAAATCAAGACCCAGACAGGTCTTCAGGTTCAAATCGTCGCGGCTTCGTCCAAAGACATACGCCGCATGATCTCGCAGTTACCTGACTCGCGGGTCTTCGTCATCGATGACATCATTGAGGACAACAACGAGACCGAAGTCACGCTGATTGAGGACGCGATCGAAGATATCGGCGACGTCGAGGAAATCGCGGGCCAGTCTCCCGTGATCCGCCTGGTGAACTACGTCGTGTACAACGCAGTCAAGGAAGGGGCGAGCGATATCCACATCGAGCCGGCCGAACGCTGCATGCGGGTTCGCTACCGAATTGATGGCAAGCTGCATAAATCGCTGGAAGTTCCCATTCACCTGCTCAACGCGGTTAGCAGTCGTATCAAAATCATGGCCGGGCTCGACATCAGCGAACGCCGCTTGCCGCAAGACGGCCGCGTGAACGTGATGCTCGACTCGCGCAAGATCGACCTTCGTGTGAGCACCTTCCCCGGCAACCGAGGCGAAAAGACCGTGATTCGCGTTCTCGACACGAAGAAAGTCACGCTCGTTCTCAAGAACCTCGGTTTCGCGGAAGACATTCTCACACGACTATCCGCCAACGTGCATGCTCCTAACGGCATCGTCCTGGTGACGGGACCGACCGGCAGTGGTAAATCGACGACGCTCTACGCGGCGCTCAACGAGATCGCCACCATGGAGAACAATATCTGCACGGTGGAAGACCCAATCGAATACCACTTGCCGTTGATCAACCAGTTTCAAGTCCAAGAACGCGTCGGCCTGACGTTCTCGGTTGCATTGCGTACTCTGTTGCGACAAGACCCTGACGTGATCATGGTGGGTGAAATTCGTGACGAAGAAACGGGACGTACCGCTATTCAAGCGGCCCTCACCGGTCACTTGGTGCTCAGCACGCTGCACACCAATAACGCCCTTTCGGCCGTCACCCGTCTGGTCAACATGGGCGTCGAGCCGTACCTGATCGGCGCCGCGCTCAACATGGTACTCGCCCAGCGGCTTGTTCGGCGTATCTGCCCGAAGTGCAGCGAATCGTACGAGCCGGACCGCAACCTCCGCCGGGCACTCGAACGCATGGGGTACGAGATCGACTCGTTCCGCCGCGGTGTCGGCTGCCGGGCATGCCGCAATACGGGCTACAGCGGACGTATTGGCGTTCACGAACTATTGACCATTTCGGACGAACTCCGTGACGCGATCGTCAACGGGGCTTCGCTCGCCGAGATGCGCAAGATCGCTCAAAACAACAACTCGCTGATCGGAATGCAGTTGGACGGCTACCGCAAGGTGAAAGAAGGAATCACAACCGTCGAAGAAGTGATTCATGCCACCGGGGACATCGTCTATTAA
- a CDS encoding STAS domain-containing protein, producing MNLSTEIFGAVMVVHTPEELGEDQADNVRAFLESRERQKLIVDLDGTETIDSVGLETLLDVQDTLREKGGDLRIATTNYANRKILEVTRLDSMLEVFDSVIDAVKSFA from the coding sequence ATGAATCTGTCGACTGAAATCTTTGGCGCCGTCATGGTGGTCCACACTCCTGAAGAATTGGGAGAGGATCAGGCCGACAACGTACGCGCGTTCCTCGAATCACGCGAACGTCAAAAGCTGATCGTCGATCTCGACGGCACGGAAACGATCGACAGCGTCGGCCTGGAAACGCTGCTCGACGTGCAAGATACTCTGCGTGAGAAGGGGGGAGATCTGCGAATCGCCACGACGAACTACGCCAATCGCAAGATCCTGGAAGTCACCCGTCTCGATTCAATGCTGGAAGTTTTCGACAGCGTCATCGATGCCGTCAAGAGCTTCGCCTAA
- a CDS encoding response regulator, whose product MPVQVLIADDEMHILRAAEFKLKRSGFEVTCVEDGQEAWEAIQKERPDILITDFHMPRMDGLSLCRTIRSHSETADLPIIMLTAKGYDLSGDDGTSELDIAAVLAKPFSPRGLVQCIQEVLETGKYVPNVATF is encoded by the coding sequence ATGCCAGTCCAAGTTCTGATTGCCGACGACGAGATGCATATCCTGCGTGCCGCTGAGTTCAAGCTGAAGCGAAGCGGCTTTGAAGTGACGTGCGTGGAAGATGGGCAGGAAGCATGGGAAGCGATTCAAAAGGAACGTCCGGACATCCTGATCACCGATTTCCACATGCCGCGCATGGATGGTCTGTCCCTCTGCCGCACGATTCGTTCCCACAGCGAAACAGCCGACTTGCCCATCATCATGCTCACGGCCAAAGGGTACGACCTTTCCGGCGACGACGGCACGTCGGAACTGGACATCGCGGCCGTCCTGGCCAAGCCTTTCAGCCCTCGCGGCCTGGTGCAGTGCATTCAAGAGGTCCTGGAAACAGGCAAGTATGTACCGAACGTCGCTACCTTTTAG
- a CDS encoding sensor histidine kinase: protein MTANRPGIFALFAWSCPIVLGLTLVATLVAIAMDPAGASLPAVSTMVGVAIALVLSIVQRSSYRQLSQTLYEQLEKLAAMSSDDLDPESFQQQIAQSNLSARAQNILLEIFQSIDQDREKIYDFQQKSASSEVKAHLAETRAAQIYWVIEGLTEPVLMVNQYGEITLMNPAAVKLLGLEKVAEGTPLEKGLNCESLVQLLHETRRRKLKSTRLAEIELEDPDSEKHWYRVTVNTVSEGEHEGASDSGFGAVAVMRDISGYKAIQRRNAEFVSAVSHEMKTPLAGIKAYTELLADGEAEDEETRDEFLGVISGQADRLQRLIDNLLNLARIEAGVVSVSKKPRSLNDLLEEAAAIVQPTAEQKQITLKVELSPMYLGVLADRDMILQAAINLLSNAIKYTPDGGSVTLRSRMSDREVHFEVEDTGVGLSPEDCEMVFEKFYRVKKDQKMASGTGLGLPLAKHIVEDVHSGTLTVKSELGKGSTFMIALPTVQVIEHAS from the coding sequence ATGACTGCGAATCGACCGGGGATATTCGCCCTCTTTGCCTGGTCATGCCCCATCGTATTGGGCCTGACTCTGGTCGCCACACTAGTAGCAATCGCCATGGATCCGGCCGGAGCATCGCTTCCGGCGGTTTCGACCATGGTCGGCGTGGCTATTGCGCTGGTATTGAGCATTGTTCAGCGATCGTCTTATCGCCAACTTTCCCAGACTCTGTACGAACAGCTCGAAAAGCTCGCCGCCATGTCTTCTGACGACTTGGATCCCGAGAGTTTTCAGCAGCAGATTGCGCAATCCAACCTATCTGCCCGTGCCCAGAACATTCTGCTGGAGATCTTCCAGTCCATTGATCAGGACCGCGAGAAGATCTACGACTTTCAACAGAAGTCCGCCAGCAGTGAAGTCAAAGCACACCTGGCCGAAACCCGAGCCGCTCAAATCTATTGGGTCATCGAAGGCCTGACCGAGCCGGTCTTGATGGTAAATCAATACGGTGAAATCACCCTGATGAATCCAGCCGCCGTCAAACTGCTGGGGCTCGAGAAAGTGGCCGAAGGAACGCCACTGGAAAAGGGATTGAACTGCGAATCGCTCGTACAACTGCTGCATGAGACTCGCCGCCGCAAGCTGAAATCGACCCGCCTGGCCGAGATTGAACTGGAAGACCCCGACAGTGAAAAGCACTGGTACCGCGTCACGGTGAACACCGTTTCCGAAGGCGAACACGAAGGCGCTTCGGATTCCGGTTTCGGTGCCGTGGCCGTTATGCGTGACATCAGCGGCTACAAGGCAATCCAGCGCCGTAACGCCGAATTCGTCTCGGCGGTGAGCCACGAAATGAAAACGCCGCTGGCCGGCATCAAGGCCTACACCGAGCTTCTTGCCGATGGTGAAGCGGAAGACGAAGAGACTCGCGACGAGTTCCTCGGCGTGATCAGCGGCCAGGCCGACCGCTTGCAGCGATTGATCGACAACCTGCTGAACTTGGCTCGAATCGAAGCCGGCGTGGTGAGCGTCAGCAAGAAGCCGCGTTCCTTGAACGACTTGCTCGAAGAGGCCGCCGCGATCGTTCAGCCTACCGCCGAACAGAAACAGATCACCCTCAAGGTCGAACTTAGCCCAATGTATCTGGGCGTGCTGGCCGACCGCGACATGATCCTGCAAGCCGCGATCAACCTGCTTTCCAACGCCATCAAATACACGCCTGACGGCGGCAGCGTGACGCTACGCAGCCGGATGTCCGATCGTGAAGTTCACTTCGAGGTGGAAGACACTGGGGTGGGGCTCAGTCCGGAAGACTGCGAAATGGTCTTCGAGAAGTTCTACCGCGTGAAGAAAGACCAGAAGATGGCCTCAGGCACCGGTCTCGGACTGCCATTGGCCAAACATATTGTCGAAGACGTCCACAGCGGAACGCTCACCGTCAAGAGCGAACTGGGTAAGGGCAGTACCTTCATGATTGCTCTGCCTACCGTGCAAGTGATCGAACACGCAAGCTAA
- a CDS encoding methyltransferase domain-containing protein → MSSPEVLGQFIPLHYHYDMLRDNYRMTSFQQAIAETVRPGMTAVDLGGGTGVLSYFAAMQGAKVFYVERNPELVEVARRFLRINQVEDRVTIVHQDAATFVPPQPVDVVTCEMLHVGLIREKQTAVIEAFKQNYTQKHGPKLPRFIPEATILAIQPVMQSYQFAGFHAPVPLFQPPMAEVAGTQDLGSPAVYQTVIYDETYTHEVSWKGIVMMQKGGTLNAWRLVTKNVLSVLLEKQSEVCWHNQYLVVPLHEPLEVEPGDRVEVQIQYAFCTELSDLWDGISQRIVPNTTVRRVSA, encoded by the coding sequence GTGAGTTCTCCTGAAGTCCTCGGCCAGTTTATTCCACTGCACTACCACTATGATATGCTCCGCGACAACTACCGCATGACCTCGTTCCAGCAGGCCATCGCGGAAACGGTTCGCCCCGGAATGACCGCTGTCGACCTGGGTGGGGGCACAGGCGTTCTTTCCTATTTTGCGGCGATGCAGGGAGCTAAGGTCTTCTACGTCGAGCGAAATCCCGAACTCGTCGAAGTGGCCCGGCGTTTCCTGCGTATCAATCAGGTCGAAGATCGAGTCACCATCGTCCACCAGGATGCCGCCACGTTCGTCCCGCCCCAGCCGGTCGACGTGGTCACCTGCGAGATGCTGCATGTCGGTCTGATCCGCGAAAAGCAGACGGCGGTGATCGAGGCATTCAAGCAGAATTACACGCAAAAACACGGGCCAAAGCTTCCTCGCTTTATTCCCGAAGCCACCATTCTGGCTATCCAGCCGGTGATGCAGAGCTACCAGTTTGCTGGCTTCCACGCCCCGGTACCGCTGTTTCAACCACCTATGGCCGAGGTCGCTGGCACCCAGGACCTGGGTTCGCCGGCCGTTTACCAAACGGTCATTTACGATGAGACATACACGCACGAGGTATCCTGGAAGGGCATCGTGATGATGCAAAAGGGGGGGACCCTTAACGCCTGGCGTTTGGTCACCAAGAACGTGCTATCGGTGTTGCTCGAAAAGCAATCGGAAGTCTGCTGGCACAATCAATACCTTGTGGTCCCGCTGCACGAGCCCCTGGAGGTCGAACCAGGCGACCGTGTGGAAGTCCAGATTCAATATGCCTTCTGCACGGAACTGTCGGATTTGTGGGATGGCATTTCTCAGCGTATCGTCCCCAACACAACGGTTCGACGAGTCTCAGCCTAG
- a CDS encoding ATP-binding protein has protein sequence MSGTELKSGLLAALLADDGFRPEEPKTLEDTQLSATLVESIILKLYLNIGSMSGRKTAEHICLPFGVVEGLLTSLRTRQLITHCGSAPLNDYTYTLTDQGRTRAQTYMHSCSYFGPAPVSLDDYITSVEAQSVRNETPKEEDLRRAFEGLSVEPGMFDRLGPAVNSGAGLFLYGAPGNGKTTLAKRITACYGQEIWIPRTVVEDGQFIKLFDAAFHETVDQEENSIIKNDNFDHRWVKIQRPTVVVGGELTMDSLEIRFDPINNICEAPLQMKSNCGSLLIDDFGRQRMQPQELLNRWIVPLENRVDYLALPNGKKIQVPFEQLIIFSTNLEPSDLTDDAFLRRIPYKIEVEDASHEEFHKLFQIFTKQFGCRYDEESVTHLIDKHYTPNKRPLRRCQPRDLLTQIRNYCVYKGFPMEMRPEYFDLVVGSYFTVVAGND, from the coding sequence ATGTCCGGTACCGAACTTAAGTCAGGTCTTCTTGCGGCATTGCTAGCGGATGATGGATTTCGTCCTGAAGAACCCAAGACATTGGAGGACACTCAGTTATCAGCAACGCTGGTTGAGTCGATCATCCTCAAGCTGTACCTGAACATTGGATCGATGAGCGGTCGCAAGACGGCCGAGCACATCTGCCTGCCGTTTGGCGTGGTCGAGGGACTGCTGACTTCGCTTCGCACACGTCAATTGATCACCCACTGCGGTTCCGCCCCGCTGAATGATTACACGTATACCCTGACCGATCAGGGACGTACGCGGGCCCAGACCTACATGCATTCGTGTTCCTATTTTGGCCCCGCGCCGGTATCGCTGGACGACTATATCACCTCGGTCGAGGCCCAGTCGGTAAGAAATGAAACGCCCAAGGAGGAGGATCTGCGTCGTGCGTTCGAGGGACTTTCTGTCGAGCCAGGCATGTTCGATCGATTAGGACCAGCCGTCAATTCCGGGGCTGGTCTCTTTCTTTATGGTGCTCCAGGCAACGGCAAGACGACCCTTGCTAAACGAATTACAGCCTGTTACGGGCAAGAGATTTGGATTCCACGGACCGTTGTGGAAGATGGCCAGTTCATCAAGCTGTTCGACGCCGCTTTCCATGAGACGGTCGACCAAGAGGAAAACAGCATCATCAAGAACGACAACTTCGATCATCGCTGGGTCAAGATTCAACGTCCGACCGTGGTTGTGGGTGGCGAACTGACCATGGATAGCCTCGAAATTCGTTTCGATCCGATCAACAACATTTGCGAAGCTCCGCTGCAAATGAAGAGCAACTGCGGTAGCCTGCTGATCGACGACTTCGGACGCCAGCGTATGCAGCCGCAGGAGTTGTTGAATCGTTGGATCGTTCCCCTGGAAAATCGAGTTGACTACCTGGCCCTGCCCAATGGAAAGAAGATTCAGGTGCCCTTCGAGCAGTTGATCATCTTCTCGACCAACCTCGAACCTTCCGACCTGACCGACGACGCGTTTCTGCGTCGTATTCCTTACAAAATTGAAGTGGAAGATGCTTCGCACGAAGAGTTCCACAAGCTGTTTCAGATCTTTACCAAGCAGTTTGGCTGCCGTTACGACGAAGAGTCGGTGACCCATCTGATTGACAAGCACTACACGCCCAACAAGCGTCCGCTACGACGCTGCCAGCCGCGCGACCTTCTGACGCAAATCCGCAACTACTGCGTCTACAAAGGATTTCCAATGGAGATGCGGCCAGAGTACTTTGACCTGGTCGTGGGAAGCTACTTTACCGTGGTTGCTGGCAACGACTAA
- a CDS encoding bleomycin resistance protein — translation MLLEATPVLRVTCLRDAEHFYLERLGFQNQFCYRPDPNQINPAYMGVERDGAVLHLSSFPGDGRLGGVVFITVDDVDRLHEEFVARGIPITLPPTDQSWRMREMYVKDTDQNTLRFAQSLAG, via the coding sequence ATGCTGCTGGAAGCGACTCCAGTGTTGCGCGTCACGTGCTTACGCGACGCAGAGCACTTCTATTTGGAACGCCTCGGATTTCAGAACCAATTCTGCTATCGTCCCGATCCAAACCAAATAAACCCTGCCTATATGGGAGTTGAGAGAGACGGTGCCGTCCTGCATCTCTCGTCATTTCCCGGCGATGGAAGATTGGGGGGCGTGGTCTTCATAACGGTCGATGACGTTGATCGGCTGCATGAAGAATTCGTCGCTCGCGGTATCCCGATCACTTTGCCACCCACTGACCAGAGCTGGCGGATGCGCGAGATGTACGTGAAAGATACCGATCAGAACACGCTAAGATTCGCTCAATCTCTGGCTGGTTAG